Proteins from a single region of uncultured Campylobacter sp.:
- the atpA gene encoding F0F1 ATP synthase subunit alpha — translation MSAKIKADEISAIIKERIENFSLNVDVNETGKVISVADGVANVYGLKNVMAGEMVEFENGEKGMALNLEESSVGIVILGKTDGIKEGSSVKRLAKLLRVPVGDALIGRVVNSLGEPIDAKGPIEASETRFVEEKAKGIMARKSVHEPLQTGIKAIDALVPIGRGQRELIIGDRQTGKTTVAIDTIINQKGQDVICIYVAIGQKQSTVAQVVKKLEEYGAMEYTIVVNAGASDAAALQYLAPYAGVTMGEYFRDNSRHALIIYDDLSKHAVAYREMSLILRRPPGREAYPGDVFYLHSRLLERASKLNDKLGAGSLTALPIIETQAGDVSAYIPTNVISITDGQIFLESDLFNSGIRPAINVGLSVSRVGGAAQIKATKQVSGTLRLDLAQYRELQAFAQFASDLDESSRKQLERGQRMVEVLKQPPYSPLAVEKQVVIIFAGTKGYLDDIPTVAVTKFEAELYPYIEAKYPEIFEQIRTKKALDKEIEELLHKALKDFKATFAAN, via the coding sequence GTGAGTGCAAAAATAAAAGCAGATGAAATCAGCGCCATCATCAAGGAGAGGATTGAAAATTTCAGCCTTAACGTCGATGTAAACGAGACGGGCAAGGTTATATCCGTAGCCGACGGCGTTGCTAACGTTTACGGCCTAAAAAACGTTATGGCCGGCGAGATGGTCGAGTTTGAGAACGGCGAAAAAGGCATGGCTCTAAACCTAGAGGAAAGCAGCGTCGGTATCGTTATCTTGGGTAAAACGGACGGTATCAAAGAGGGTTCGAGCGTAAAACGCCTAGCTAAACTTTTACGCGTTCCTGTCGGCGATGCTTTGATAGGCCGCGTCGTAAATTCACTCGGCGAGCCGATAGACGCCAAAGGCCCGATCGAAGCTAGCGAGACTAGATTCGTCGAGGAAAAAGCAAAAGGCATCATGGCTAGAAAGAGCGTTCACGAGCCGCTTCAAACGGGCATCAAGGCTATCGATGCGCTAGTGCCGATCGGCCGCGGACAACGCGAGCTCATCATTGGCGACCGCCAAACAGGTAAAACTACCGTCGCTATAGATACTATTATCAACCAAAAAGGTCAAGACGTTATTTGTATTTACGTAGCGATCGGACAAAAACAATCAACTGTCGCTCAAGTCGTTAAAAAGCTTGAAGAGTACGGCGCTATGGAGTACACTATCGTGGTAAATGCCGGCGCTTCCGACGCTGCTGCGCTTCAGTACCTAGCTCCTTATGCGGGCGTAACTATGGGTGAATATTTCAGAGATAACTCTCGCCACGCCCTAATCATCTATGACGATCTTTCAAAACACGCTGTCGCATACCGCGAAATGAGCTTGATTCTTCGCAGACCGCCGGGCCGTGAAGCTTATCCTGGCGACGTTTTCTATCTACACTCTCGCTTGTTAGAGCGCGCATCTAAGCTAAATGATAAGCTAGGCGCAGGTTCTCTAACGGCTCTTCCTATTATCGAGACGCAAGCTGGCGACGTTTCGGCGTATATTCCGACAAACGTTATTTCTATCACCGACGGTCAAATTTTCCTTGAGTCCGATCTATTTAACTCAGGTATCCGTCCTGCGATCAACGTCGGTCTTTCGGTTTCTCGCGTCGGCGGCGCAGCTCAGATAAAAGCGACCAAGCAAGTTTCGGGAACCTTAAGACTTGACCTTGCGCAATACCGCGAACTTCAGGCGTTTGCACAGTTTGCGAGCGATCTTGACGAGAGCTCGAGAAAGCAGCTTGAGCGCGGTCAAAGGATGGTCGAGGTGCTAAAACAGCCTCCTTACAGTCCGCTTGCCGTTGAAAAGCAAGTCGTTATCATCTTTGCCGGTACGAAAGGCTATCTAGACGATATTCCGACCGTAGCTGTTACTAAATTTGAAGCTGAGCTTTATCCTTATATAGAGGCTAAATATCCTGAAATTTTCGAGCAAATTCGAACCAAAAAAGCACTCGACAAAGAGATTGAGGAGCTTTTGCATAAGGCGCTAAAAGACTTTAAAGCGACGTTTGCCGCTAACTAA
- a CDS encoding F0F1 ATP synthase subunit delta: protein MKELIAKKYVKALVSDLGKDEFNNFTAKLQEIANAFANEKFQNIIVSPNLKNSQKADFVLSLVGGADQKFVNFIKLLGENKRLDILPNIVSELLAQKSKMDNVFYGKIYGGSQISQAQISELENSFSKRFNAKIILEPVKSDYNGIKIELDDLGVEASFSVDRLKAQMSEYILKAI, encoded by the coding sequence ATGAAAGAACTTATCGCAAAAAAATACGTAAAAGCTCTAGTTAGCGACCTTGGCAAGGATGAGTTTAACAACTTTACCGCTAAGTTGCAAGAGATCGCAAACGCATTCGCAAATGAAAAATTTCAAAACATCATTGTTTCTCCGAATTTAAAAAATAGCCAAAAAGCGGATTTCGTTCTATCTTTAGTCGGTGGGGCGGATCAGAAATTTGTAAATTTTATAAAACTACTCGGCGAAAATAAAAGACTTGATATTTTGCCTAATATCGTTTCGGAGCTTTTAGCGCAAAAATCAAAAATGGACAATGTTTTTTACGGTAAAATTTACGGCGGCTCTCAGATTAGCCAGGCTCAAATTTCAGAGCTTGAAAACAGCTTTTCTAAGAGATTTAACGCAAAAATCATTTTAGAGCCGGTAAAAAGCGATTACAACGGTATCAAGATCGAGCTAGACGACTTGGGCGTGGAGGCTAGCTTTTCGGTAGATAGGCTAAAAGCCCAAATGAGCGAATACATATTAAAAGCAATATAA
- a CDS encoding F0F1 ATP synthase subunit B — MKSKILLLLCPFVLMADGGYDIVPRTINFIVFAAILYYFIANPIKNAYKGRIAGIAARLDSIEQKLKDSKAKKDDALRRVEEAKANAASLVETARKEAVLISERIKEETRQEVANLEKSFQDQKEFEKRRMVKSVVGEILNEIFASDSVKMDQSELINIMLKRVG; from the coding sequence ATGAAAAGCAAAATTTTACTTTTATTATGTCCTTTTGTTTTGATGGCGGACGGCGGATACGACATCGTACCTAGAACGATAAATTTTATCGTTTTTGCCGCAATTTTGTATTATTTCATAGCAAACCCTATCAAGAACGCCTACAAGGGAAGAATCGCCGGTATCGCGGCAAGACTTGATAGTATCGAGCAAAAACTAAAAGATTCAAAAGCTAAAAAAGACGACGCTCTAAGACGAGTAGAAGAGGCCAAAGCAAATGCCGCTAGCCTAGTAGAAACCGCTAGAAAAGAGGCTGTTTTGATCTCTGAGCGCATCAAAGAAGAGACTAGACAAGAGGTCGCAAATCTGGAAAAAAGCTTCCAAGATCAAAAGGAATTTGAAAAAAGACGCATGGTTAAGTCCGTCGTAGGCGAAATTTTAAATGAAATCTTTGCAAGCGACAGCGTTAAAATGGATCAAAGCGAGCTTATCAATATCATGCTTAAAAGGGTTGGCTAA
- a CDS encoding F0F1 ATP synthase subunit B': protein MLEINLPLVVLTAVIFLGLIAVLNSILYKPLLKFIDARNDAIKNDEESASKNTSDLGVYEAQIEQLIAAARSEAGKIKQEAINAAKEAAAKIVSEKRGVLDADYDAFIQNLNAQKSDFRADLQQKLPELQAALKAKLARI from the coding sequence ATGTTGGAAATTAATTTGCCGCTAGTCGTCCTAACGGCAGTTATTTTTCTAGGGCTTATCGCCGTTTTAAATTCCATCCTTTACAAGCCTCTACTTAAATTTATAGACGCTAGAAACGATGCGATAAAAAACGACGAAGAGAGCGCTAGTAAAAATACGAGCGATCTTGGCGTGTACGAAGCGCAGATAGAACAGCTCATAGCTGCCGCAAGAAGCGAAGCGGGCAAAATCAAGCAAGAGGCTATTAACGCCGCAAAAGAGGCGGCCGCTAAGATAGTCAGCGAAAAGCGCGGAGTTTTGGATGCTGATTACGATGCCTTTATCCAAAATTTAAACGCTCAAAAGAGCGATTTTAGAGCTGATTTACAGCAAAAACTGCCTGAACTTCAAGCTGCTTTAAAAGCAAAACTCGCAAGGATTTAA